A region of the Larus michahellis chromosome 4, bLarMic1.1, whole genome shotgun sequence genome:
CGGTTGCTCATCGGGTATTCgctgatcccaacaccgatctgagggtccctgttcgggcaCCACTTGTCagcgcggaaggctcggacaataacacaacgaccaatgtgatcaggttaatgccagtttattgcacagatagctcagttattatagacgttctgattccgcatcacgcgccgacaatttgctgattggttgcacgagctgtgcacGCGGccagcaacatattataattggcttaaagcatctgtccacgcggacaatcacccctcctatatcctgggtgaagttctacatttcacacgctgaattcagcacactttctcatatcttgttggtcacagcatttctaacatcgctacaatgttttcacatagccttcaaactaacaaagcctacatagttgttagcagttCTTCGGTGCTtggcctacatagttgttagcagctcttcggtgcttggagtgttcacaggatgacccctttgtattaaaaatcctccaacaggTTCTGGTTCTCAGCATTACTCACCGTTGTGCCCTGGGTGCCTGCCACGGGTTGTGCAGATGCTGCGGCCGTGGGTCATACTGGGCGGGCGACGGCTCGCTCGACCCTGGGGCACCTGAAATTGTGctgggcaaaggcaagctgctgtGGGCCAGGGGGGCCTCAGCTTAAaccgaggggaggagagggagttcaCCAGTCGCTGGTGTGCTTCATACACGGGaaccagcttttctgcaaaatgctccctggctctgtggcagctgagccGTCAGCACCCTGTGCCTGTGTTCCCCAACAAAGTGATGCCCAGACACTCACGGAGGCAGTGTCTGTGTgttaaacaagtgatttattgacataaataagCACAGGGTGAAGCTCCCCAGGGGAACGGATTTGGGAAGAGGGGGGGCAGTCGCTGTGCAGGGGGTAACGGGAGAGAGTCTCTGTTGGAAGGCTCCTGGCAATGGCCGCGTCCTGCTGCTGGTAACAGTGGCCTCTGCCTACTCACAGCTGAGGAAGGCGTACGAGTCGCCCTGCTTCACTCCAAACATGAGCTCAATCAGGATGGTACTGTTGGAAGCGTGCGTCAtctggagcttgcaggagtgcttggagggcagcaccgttAGACAGCAGTGTCTCGACTGGGGCATAACCGCCCAGGCGTCTTTTAGCAGCATCTGGAGCCAGCGTGCGGTTGTGTCTATGTCCAGGTAGGGGCCAGTGCAGAAGGTGTGTAGGAGGCTGGGCCCCTGtttttccctcagctcctcctcagggtggtggaggaagcacagcatgtcCTCCGCCAGCGGCTCCTTCATGCAGGTACACCGCAGGTCTACGCGGAGGCTGGCCTTCCTCGCCAGCGTGTCCTCGGTGGCGCTGCCCATCTCCAGGTGGAAGGCATGGCCCCGGGGGGACTTCAGGGGCACGAGCAGGCGGTAGACGGcctcctcctcacagggaatCCAACCTTGTAAGGTGCTGCTCACCCCGATGACTGGCCCCAGTCGTGGCACGAAACTGTCCCAAGAGAGTTTTTGGCAGATACGGAGAAGTTCgtccaccagctcctccaccattgtgaaggactctgacaggtccagaaggcgtgtggccgaaatccagcgcagatccagggcaacactgggtatttcttctggctcctccttatcagcctcatctctcaaagtgtccttctttggttgttggctccttttcctgagccagcagcagagcctgaagagcaggaccatCACTCCTGCAATGGCCCAGAACTGCCATTGCTGTAAGGCAGCGAAgagcagggctccccaggcaaaggcgccccgctccagctcctgcagcagccaagtcgtctccaggctcagctgctccataAACTGCTGCACGTGCTCGTGCTTGCTGTCGTCCAGCTCACTGCCAACCCTCTGCGGGAGCTGGATGATGCTTTGCGCAAGCAAGGCGAGGACTCTTgttgcagccatagcctgtaggaatagggagagaaggggttcagtggggctgggagggagggagctggcggcgggggaaatggggacgggagccgcagggagctgggggcgggtaggggaggggacgaggcagtggggaggcagcaaggcctgtgtCCAGCAGAGGGGCCAGCAGTTGGGCcctcgatgctgggtgagaacccaccccctGGGGCCAGCgtttctgccccggccctggtccagcccagcctccccccgccagcccactcaccgctagcccaggccgtactggggcagcgctgctgctggcgccttttatagctgccccccattgtgacgcgtcccctgtggtgtcccatgCCACAAAGCGCATCACAGGCCGGCAACCAGCCCCGCCCTTGGGCACCCCCCCGGCTCAGTGACAGCTTTTTGTAGTAAATGTGAGTGTTTTTTAAGAGGATTCGATGGCGAGGTGCAATCGGTCATTTACTGCATGGAGGGCAGGGTCAGTCAGAACTGTGAGGGAGAGCCTCCCGTTGAGTcaggaggttcagagaggaccctcttgctttccaaactccttctcagagaggagtccaggggcagctgcaTCCAATCCTAGTCTCAGAGTTGCTCAAGCGTTTATGTCTACAGGATGATAcctgcacaatcaatcctttccatcacttagctaagatttcaaagtttagcatgctatcagtcacttgCTGAGGATCTGTTGTGCCGAGGAATCTCTGGATCTCGAGAAGTAATCTTGAGAGGTGTCCCTACTCAAGgtagcctgctgctgtgcaggagagctccaagggctcctGGGCTGTTGACTATTTACGGGGGTAAGATGGTTGCCCTCTAGTCCTATTTGCACATTGACCACAGCACCAGCATTGCTCAAGTttgcccttggctattgtgttgttatcagACTCCCCAAAACCACCTTTGAGCCCTGGATGCCACCATCACGACCAGGTGCACCTGTTGTGACCACCATGGCTGGTTATCTCTTGGGCAGGGACATGGGAGATGAAGGTCCGGTTGGCACCTGGCggggagcacaccatcacagAAGCACCCCCAAACCCTTAGCAAACATAGAATGGGGCATTGTGGCCCGTGGATGCTTTgcttgctccttgagatcccgTCCCATGAGATGGAATCGGCTGCCTTGGTGCTGGCCTCTGAgcttgtggtggtggttgtgctCTCGGTGCCTTCGGGACACCgatgggtgggtggtggtgtatatgctggtggtgggatggggcctGTCCATGGCAGGATCTCTGTTCCGGCTGTGCCACGGCGAGAGGACACTGCTTCCAAAGAGACATTTCCCAAGGGTGATGTTGGGGATGCAGGTGGAGATTTCCCCATGGGCAACTCCCCCTGATGACACAGCACCGGCTTCTCCACGTCCAGCACGGTCTGTTCTGTGGCACCAACTCCCTGAGGAGTGTCTGGGACGAGCAGATGCTCCACCGGGACCCCAGTGAACACACAGAGGCACCTCAGCAGCGCCTCTcacttggtccctgcccagccagagctgccagggagtttCTCGACCTGTGTCCAATCGCCACCATGGTCATgacagtgtgaagggaaagcagtgcaaaaatcatctttgcagccgccacggtcttcaccggctgctgcgctggggaggCCACTGCGAGGAGCACGCTGCCGCTGTTGGCAGAGGGCTGCTGCGCgggcatttccctttcctttctgtgtcgcccattctcccctctttttccctgcagttcaAGTTCCCTGTGTTCAAGTGGTGAGAACCTGAGCATGAGGAGACGAGAGGGTGTGGAGCATGAGTCTCATGCTGGTACAGGAGCCAGAGCCGCCAGGGCCCCGCTCTGCCGTCGTGGCACTTGTCCCCCATGCAAAGGGCTCCCCACTCGGCCCGCGTCATTCCCACCTCGCTGGGGTCACCCGAGGGCAATGCTATGGCgctcccagggcttgctttgTGTATGGCCCCCAAGGAAGCCAcgtcaggctccctccctgcggaGCCACACAGGCAATGTGCCCAGCTGTGGAGGGTgacaaattattcccattgccCCAACGCGGGAGGGGGAGCCTTAGCTAGGGAATCAGTGCAACCAGAGCCGGAACATCAGCTCTGAAGAGGAATGGCAAGCTGCCGTGGGCCAGGGGTTGCCTCAGCTTAAaccaaggggaggagagggagttcaCCAGTCGCTGGTGTGCTTCATACACGGGaaccagcttttctgcaaaatgctccctggctctgtggcagctgagccGTCAGCACCCTGTGCCTGTGTTCCCCAACAAAGTGATGCCCAGACACTCACGGAGGCAGCGTCTGTGTgttaaacaagtgatttattgacataaataagCACAGGGTGAAGCTCCCCAGGGGAACGGATTTGGGAAGAGGGGGGGCGGTCGCTGTGCAGGGGGTAATGGGAGAGAGTCTCTATCGCAAGGCTCCTGGCAATGTCAAGGACTCTTgttgcagccatagcctgtaggagtagggagagaaggggttcagtggggctgggagggagggagctggcgtCGGGGGGAGCCGGgacgggagccgcagggagctgggagcaggtaggggaggggacgaggcagcggggaggcagcaagggtgtgcccagcccaggggccagtggCTGGGCCCTCGATGCCGGGTGAGAACCCGCCGCGCGGGGATGCCCCCAACTAGGCTTGTTGACTGGCTGAGATGAACAGCCCTGGTGCCGGCACGTTGGCAGAGGAGTGGGGCGATCGCGGCAAAAAGGGGCTTTTCCGGAATTTTCGTGAGGTCAGGAGAAGCACGTGTAGGGGCAGGGCCCCGTGGCTGGCCCGCAGCTCGCGCGAGAGCGGCTGACGAGATGGGGCCTGCCGCGGCAGCGGTAGATTTATATGTGGCGTAACCGCGACTAACGGTCACTCGCTGAGACGAACAGCCGCGGTGTCCACACGGCCGCAGTGGAGCCGGGCGATCGCGgagaaaaggggcttttcccgagTTTCCCTGGGGCCGGGACAAGcgcgggcagcggcagggacccgccgGGCGCCGGCAGCTGGCGCAAGGGCGGCTGACGGGGCGGCGCCCCCAGCCCCGTACAAGGCGCCCCCAGCCCGGTACAAGGCGGCCCCAGGGAGCGCGGCGGCCAGGACGGGCGGCCAGGGCGTGGCGCGGCAGTTTGCGCGGGAAGCTGAGGAGCGGAGCTCGGCCACGGGCTCTACTCGAAAGACGCAGCTTCCTGCGTCTTCTGtgcttgccagagcagacgtagCCACACAAACAGCTCCCgtggaagcacgcagccacccaggcctctggctgcagggagtgccacaACCTCTCAGGGCTGATGGATGCAGAAGGGGTGACAGCTGTGTGGGGTGCgaccaggtggatgatctactcagcctggtggcagagctaagaggaagcagaaaggttgaggagcatcagggagagtgagaaagaaattgattggtGCAATCAGGCTCTGAACTCCCTGAGtacaaaaccagaagagccaccaaaaaaaccctgagtggaaggagatctggtaccttccccctgccagactgaaggcagtggccaaaaggaggctagtgaatggaggctagtccaTACTAGAGGTGGCAAGCGAACCCCCTCTCTGCCCACATCCCCTAAAACTAGGTGCCTCTGTACGATAGGTGTGAGGCTCTCAAGGAGGTAGGCCAAACCATGGATGGTATGGAAGATGGtctggctacaccagaagagatgccgggaccagtaaggcctaccccctgtttaaaaactgcctccacaaggaagaagaggtgTGTTgtagtagtaggtgactcccttctgaggggaacagagggcccaatATGCCGGGCAGACCCTCTTTCTCCCTGCGGCCCAGGTGAGGGATGTCACaagaaaacttcccagcctggtttgGCCCTCGCAgtactacccgctgttgctcttTCACGTGGGTGATgatgaggtggcaacacatagccCAGGAACAAtcaagagacttcagggccttgggatggttAATGAGGGagtctggggtgcaggttatcttttcttctgttctcccagttacaggcatgGACTGCGAAAGAAACACCAACTccctttcaaaaagggaaaaaaggaagacctggggaactacagactggtcagtctcacctctgtgctcagcaagatcatggagcaaatcctcctggaatctctgctaaggcacatggaaaataaggaggtaattggtgacagccaacatggcttcaccaaaggcaaattgtgcctgacaaatttggtggccttctatgggGCTGCCACAGCATTGggagataaggggagagcaactgacgtcatctacctggatttatgcaaagcatttgacactgtcccacacgacatcctggtctctaaattggaaaggcatggatttgatggatggaccactcggtggataaggaactggctagatggctgcacccaaagggttgtggtcaacggctcaatgtccacatggaaaccagcgacgagtggtgttcctcaggggtcagtactgggaccagtgctgtttaacacctttgtcagtgacatggacagtgggattgagtgcaccctcagcaagtttgccgacaataCCAAACTGTGTGGCGCAGTctacacactggagggaagggatgccatccagagggactgggacaggcttgagaggtgggcctgtgtgaacgtcatgaagttcagccaggccaagtgcaaggtcctgcacctgggtcatggcaatcccaggcacagaTACAGGTTGGGCgaagaatggcttgagagcagccctgaggagaaggactttgggggtgctggtggatgagaagctcaacatgagccggcaatgcgcacttgcagccaagaaagccaaccgcatcctgggctgcatcaggagaagcatggccagcaagtcaagggaagtgactctccccctctctttcgctgtggtgagaccccacctggagtactgtgtgcagctttggagtcctcagcacaagaaggacatggacctgttggaacgagtccagcggagggctactaagatgatgagagggctggagcacttatgctatgaggacaggctgagagagttggggtggttcaacctggagaagagaaggctccgaggagaccttatagtggccttccagtacctaaagggggcctacaggaaggatggggagggactctttatcagggagtgtagtgataggacacggagTAACGgcctgaaactgaaagaggggagatttagattagacattaggaaggaattctttactgtgaggttggtgaggcactggaagaggttgcccagagaagttgtgactgccccatccctggaagtgttcagggccaggctggaagaggctttgagcagcctggtctagtgggaggtgtccctgcctatggcaggggggttggaacgagatgatctttaaggtcccttccaacccgagccattttgtgattctgtgattctgtgaagtccAACTGCAAACCGTAATGGGCTGATGGCTCGGGCTCAAAGAGTTGTAAATGGAGTTCCATCAGGCTGGTGCCAGTCACCAGTAgagttccccagggctcaattttaagGCCAGTGTTCTTGAATGTTTTtctaaatgatctggatgcaggaatcGAGTGTGCGTTAAGTAAGTTTGCCGATGCTAGTAAAGTAGGAGAGCTGTGGACTCTGTTGAAGGTAGAGAGACCTTCCAGAGAGATCAGGATAgagtagagagctgggcaatcaccaaccgtatgaaatttaacaagagcaagcgCAAGATTCTCTACCTGGGATGTGGTCAGACCCCTCAGTTTGAATGTacatgtcttctaaatacctccagggatggtggttcaaccacttccctgagcagcctgttccaatgcttgacaaccctttcagtgtaaaattttttcctactatccaatctaaacttcccctggtgcaatttgaggccatttcctcttgtctgatTGTGAGTCTTGcatgttacttgtgagaagagaccaacacccacctcgctacaacctcctttcaggtagagagcaataaggtctcccctgagtgTCCTgttccccaggctaaacaacgccagttccttcagctgctcctcataagacttgtgctctagaccccacACCAGCCTCTTTGCCCTTCTTTGGCcatgttccagcacctcaatgtgaGTTGTGAGGCTGGAAGTGTTATCTGGAAGTGTTATCCTCAGCGTCCTGCTCATGTCCCTCGGCTCCCGGGTGCCACTTGAAACACACACCATTTTTACAacattttcaagggaaatttcattctatttttcattgtctttttcttATGAACATTTCTGCTCTCCTCTGGGGATCGGCTGCCTAGCTCTGGCCTGCACGTGATGCCCCTGCAGGGCAATGCCTGCACTGGTGGCAGTCAGCCATCCCGGTCCCCTTCCCTCTCGGCACGCCTGGCACAGGCAGCACGCTGCCTGCTGGCACCCCAGGGTCCTTATTCAAGAAATCAAGCTGCTCGGGAAACCATTTACCTCTCACATTACACTTACTGGCAGTAGACTGCCCATAAATGCTCCCTATTCCACTTTTGTGCTATCTACTGGGAAATTATTCATGGTCTTTCACCCGCTTGTGGACTAAGCCACACAGAGGATGGTGGTAAGCTCAGCATTATGGCATCAATCCTGGGCACCCTGCCACACCAGGCCTTGGGTTCAGTGGCCAAGCTCCCCACGTGCTCCCTTGTGTCCCCAGCCAAGCCAGGGGACGGGGCGGTTCCTTCATGAGGAGGTCCAGGTGCTCTGGGGAGTCTTCTGCTTCCTGGGACAAGGTGGCCAAACCCTGTGACTTCTCTCACACGGAAGCAAAGCATGGAGCAAGGTGGTTTTATCTGAAGCGTCCCCGGTGAGAGCCTTGCCCAGGGTGCAGCAGACTGCTACTAAAGTCCTGCCCTCCGCCTCGGCTCAGCCCCAACCACAGCCGAGGCCAGGGCAGTGCTTTCCTCAGGCTTTCCATTTTGCCCAGCAGAATTAGTCCGTCACTAGGCCAAGAATAAAAAGGAGGATGCTATTGCCTAATGTCTCCAGCACCCATCTGAGAGGGAGGAGGTTTAGGCTCCAGCCTGTCCTCAGATGAGCGTTACCATGTTTTTATGCAATGTGGAATAGCTTGAGCAGGAGagtttgagtgattttttttttaaatttttttttttttaactcacccacacacacacatgaaatgTGGTAGCATGGTGGGCAGGCCACTCTTCTGGGAAAGGAGATGGCATCACAGCCTTTTCAtctcctgtttgcttttctgtttcccctGGGGAAACAGAAGGCCAGCAGGCTCCTTTGGCTGCTCTGCATTCCTCTGGCtagcctgccttccctcctcccctaaAAAATTGCAGTTATAAAGCTGGAAATAGCCTGTGTGACCATTTGCTCTGGCCTGCCACCAGCAGGAAGTGGCAGGGCAATTCAGGGCAATTCTCCACCCTCATAGGGCTTCGCTGGGTTCTATTTGTCCCCAGTGAGGGGGAAGCCAAGCCTGGCAATGGAGGAGGACACCCCATAGCCTAAGATGTTGAGATGAGAGGCTGATCAGATCTAGGTCTCTCGCATCGCTTGACCCTCTTCCCCTGGTTTTAACGTGTTAGGATATATTTTCGTACACAGAAATGACACAAGCTCCTGACCATCCCCATTTCGAGGCACAGCCTGCTTGCCCTGggttcccagccccacagcacctctGCCTCACTGGCTGTGAGCCGGGAAAACCCAGTGGCGAGGGCTTCCCTATGGGCTGCAGGGTTGTTTGTACATGAAGACACTGGGTCTCCCCCACCTTTTGAAAGACCATCTTTTTCTTGTCGAAATGCTGCATAGAGCCAGGTCGAGTGTGCCAGGTGAAGCTGTATCTACTACACCCACAGTGTGGGTCTAGTAATTAAATTGGCAGCGTGGGCTCAAACTGGGATCGACAATTAACGGGGAAAATCTGCATTACCAGACAGGGTAAAAATAAACAGAGTTGCATCCAAACCtcctaaagatttttattttcctcctccagaCAGTGAGTAAGAAAAAccgtatatatagatatatatttatataaacatatgtatattttgttttatatatgtgtgtatatatatatgaatatgaaCTTTTAAAGGGCAAAATGTTTCATGCTCAACACCCGGGAAAATGGATAGAGAGAAAGGGTAACATTTAGAAAAATGTGAACATTGAGGTttctaatgaattttaaaagcttcagCTAAAAATACAGAGTGGGCAACTCCGAGCTTTCTCTGATGcaatttcagaataaaaccagaattgAAGATTAATTTGACAGATACACGTGCAGATCTTTGTAAAGATCACAGCTTCTCACTGTGTTTAGTGCAGGTGGGTGTGAGGttcagccagcagctgcagtccAATTGCTCTTTCACATCTGTTACTGATGACCAGAGAGTAAAACTGAGAATAACCTGTGCTGAGGAGACCTTTGAGGTGTCAGCTTATATTTTTGCAGTGACTTATTGCGATGGTGTTTGATAGTAGTACTTGGGCACAGTAAAGCTTTCCTGGATTACTGGGGAATGAACAAGACTGGAAACCAAGTGAATTAACTCAACTGAAACGCCACGTTCTTTAGCCTGGTCAGACAGAGCAGTTAGCACATACACCGAGGACAGTTTTGTTGGGGTGTAAATAGGGGCTGTTTGCAGTTCAGATGCTGCTGCATGTTCAAAGTGCAACAAAACTGGAGGCAAAACTGATGGCAGGCTCAGCGttagccccagccctgcccatggGAGCTGATGGAGGTTGTGCCCCAGCTTCAGCACAGAGGGGATTTCTCCTGCTTCACTGGCCCAGCTGGCCAGGGATAAGCTGGAGGTGACCACAGCAGTGAGATGCAAACGAGGTGGTTTTAGGGCACTGGGTGGTGAAGTCATCTCGGGCAGGAAAGCTGGTATTTCAGTAAGCGTGGGCCAGGCTGCATCTACCCACAGAAACCGGCCAGTCTCCTTCCACGGCTGTGGTGAAATCCACTGATTCATCGCTAATCACCACTTGGGCTGACGACATTCCCGGGCTGCTGGGCAGAGAGTACCTGTGATTACTGGGAAGCCAGCAGAGCCATCCTGTGCTGGCGGTGAGGATCTGGAGGGCTGTGCCAGGAGCGAGTGACAGAAGATGTCCAGATGGGCACGACAGGAGAGGTCTCTGGTGGGAATGGACACCAGGATGGCTATGGGACCATGCTGCTCCATGAGTGGGCTGTCTTCAGCAAAGGGCATCGGGATACCATTGTATCGGATTGCTGCTGTAACAGCCTCCGAGTTGGGACTTGTCTGGGGAGAGATGGCTCCAGAGATACCCATGGGAATGTGCATGAGAAGAGGATTGCGATGGACAGGAGAACTCATGGCCCCGGAGCGTTGGCTCCTCACCACAGGAGAGTGATCGCTGGCTCCTTTTTTATAAGccttttttttaaggcaaaatgttGAGCATCTTGAGGATGCTCTTTCCCCCGGAGCTGGAATAAGTGcctgccttcctttcttctgcccCTGGGAcgtccccctgtccctctgctgGGCCAAGGGGACATGCCGCTGCCAGCACTGTTTCCTTTCCTCCATCTGGTGGGTGGCATGGGGAGCTCTCTGCTCCCACGGAGGGGTGGCTGGTGGGGGCCCAGCAGTGCCCCAAACCTTGCACCTACCTAGAGGGCCAAAAGGGCCACGAGGAATCAACAGCTCAGCTGTTTCCCACTGCTGAAAGCCTCAGGAGAGGCTTGAGGATTTCTTA
Encoded here:
- the LOC141743079 gene encoding inositol 1,4,5-trisphosphate receptor-interacting protein-like 1 translates to MAATRVLALLAQSIIQLPQRVGSELDDSKHEHVQQFMEQLSLETTWLLQELERGAFAWGALLFAALQQWQFWAIAGVMVLLFRLCCWLRKRSQQPKKDTLRDEADKEEPEEIPSVALDLRWISATRLLDLSESFTMVEELVDELLRICQKLSWDSFVPRLGPVIGVSSTLQGWIPCEEEAVYRLLVPLKSPRGHAFHLEMGSATEDTLARKASLRVDLRCTCMKEPLAEDMLCFLHHPEEELREKQGPSLLHTFCTGPYLDIDTTARWLQMLLKDAWAVMPQSRHCCLTVLPSKHSCKLQMTHASNSTILIELMFGVKQGDSYAFLSCE